One window of the Nocardia terpenica genome contains the following:
- a CDS encoding DUF427 domain-containing protein, whose protein sequence is MTETNRGRVRTERSHRRVRTYIEGRLVVDTVAPVLVWESPHYPTYYLPVADLRAKLEPTGRTRHSPSRGEGVEYDVVVDSHTRSAAALRYPDSPLEELHDLVRLDWNLMDEWFEEDEPVYVHPRSPYTRVDILASSRHVRVEIDGQTVAESTRPHILFETGLPPRYYIPLTDIRQDLLTHSTTRTSCPYKGTAEYFNIRIDNTEHPDLVWYYRTPLPESQKIAGLACFYNEKVDLYIDGELQERPKSPFS, encoded by the coding sequence ATGACCGAAACGAATCGGGGCCGGGTCCGGACCGAGCGGAGCCATCGCCGGGTGCGGACCTACATCGAGGGACGGCTGGTCGTCGACACCGTCGCGCCGGTCCTGGTGTGGGAGAGCCCCCACTACCCGACCTACTACCTGCCGGTCGCCGATCTGCGCGCCAAGCTGGAGCCGACCGGCCGCACCCGGCACTCCCCCAGCCGCGGCGAGGGCGTGGAATACGACGTCGTGGTCGACAGCCACACCAGATCCGCTGCGGCGCTGCGCTATCCGGACTCGCCGCTGGAGGAGCTGCACGACCTGGTGCGCCTGGACTGGAACCTGATGGACGAGTGGTTCGAGGAGGACGAGCCCGTCTACGTCCATCCGCGCAGCCCCTACACCCGCGTCGACATCCTCGCCAGCTCCCGGCACGTCCGGGTGGAGATCGACGGCCAGACCGTCGCCGAATCCACCCGCCCCCACATCCTCTTCGAAACCGGCCTACCCCCGCGCTACTACATCCCCCTGACCGACATCCGCCAAGACCTACTGACCCACTCCACCACCCGAACCAGCTGCCCCTACAAGGGCACCGCCGAATACTTCAACATCCGAATCGACAACACCGAGCACCCCGACCTGGTGTGGTACTACCGCACCCCCCTCCCGGAGAGCCAGAAAATCGCGGGACTGGCCTGCTTCTACAACGAGAAGGTGGACCTGTACATCGACGGCGAACTCCAGGAACGCCCGAAGTCCCCGTTCAGCTGA
- a CDS encoding type II toxin-antitoxin system death-on-curing family toxin, translated as MTSVRYLELEDVLEIASAVTDGTAVVRDPGLLQAAVFRYRTTVFGEDAYPTVFEKAAALLESLARNHAFVDGNKRTAWTSAVVFLGLNGYRVSLSDAPVLETYPFMIAVATGELDDIGEIAARLAKFAGHRA; from the coding sequence GTGACCTCGGTCCGATACCTCGAGCTCGAGGACGTGCTCGAAATCGCCTCGGCCGTCACCGATGGCACCGCCGTGGTTCGCGACCCCGGCCTGCTCCAGGCGGCCGTATTCCGTTACCGTACAACGGTATTCGGCGAAGACGCCTATCCCACCGTATTCGAGAAGGCGGCGGCGCTACTCGAATCGCTGGCCCGCAACCACGCGTTCGTGGACGGCAACAAGCGAACCGCATGGACCTCCGCCGTCGTGTTCCTCGGCCTCAATGGTTACCGCGTGTCCCTCTCGGATGCCCCCGTGCTCGAGACCTATCCGTTCATGATCGCCGTCGCCACGGGCGAGTTGGACGACATCGGCGAGATAGCGGCGCGGCTGGCCAAATTCGCCGGACACCGAGCCTGA
- a CDS encoding TetR/AcrR family transcriptional regulator, with translation MTITEGRGRRVTKRRAETRQRLLDAAFEAFAAEGFGRCTVEQICERAGYTRGAFYSNFGSLEELFLAMWEQRSERLLHEVAAVLEEDAATEVPDLRAGVERVLRVIPLDDKWFRITAEFTAHALRNPALRRVMVAREETIIAALMPVLEALLARINRVVTDPAALGRALVAVHDGTATQCLMEPDNPAALTQRIDLFTRVTLSYSEIRNQ, from the coding sequence GTGACGATCACCGAGGGGCGCGGTCGGCGGGTGACCAAGCGTCGGGCCGAGACTCGGCAGCGGCTGTTGGACGCGGCCTTCGAGGCGTTCGCGGCCGAGGGGTTCGGGCGGTGCACGGTCGAGCAGATCTGTGAGCGGGCCGGATACACCCGCGGGGCCTTCTACTCCAACTTCGGCTCCCTCGAGGAGCTGTTCCTGGCCATGTGGGAGCAGCGATCCGAGCGGCTGTTACACGAGGTGGCCGCGGTGCTCGAGGAGGACGCCGCGACCGAGGTCCCCGACCTGCGCGCCGGGGTGGAGCGGGTATTACGCGTGATCCCCCTGGACGACAAGTGGTTTCGCATCACCGCCGAATTCACCGCCCACGCCCTGCGCAACCCGGCCCTGCGCCGGGTGATGGTGGCCCGCGAGGAAACGATCATCGCCGCCCTGATGCCGGTCCTGGAGGCCCTGCTGGCCCGCATCAACCGCGTCGTCACCGACCCGGCCGCCCTGGGCCGAGCCCTGGTAGCCGTCCACGACGGCACCGCCACCCAATGCCTCATGGAGCCGGACAACCCGGCAGCCCTCACTCAGCGCATCGACCTTTTCACCCGGGTAACCCTGTCCTACAGCGAGATTCGCAACCAGTGA